The Lactuca sativa cultivar Salinas chromosome 2, Lsat_Salinas_v11, whole genome shotgun sequence genome includes a window with the following:
- the LOC111918353 gene encoding outer envelope protein 39, chloroplastic isoform X2, which produces MGAQKSVHAGKAKIDFNVDFTHRLCAAMMVHSFSLCVKHPNLFGKSEKLDLLWDKGLSDSNILIAYRKPRPEWLAQHSFVFQHSISPEVGIHGVPVDNFSKTGSGGVNLCRFSAGLDLDEPGTSNWTTKTSIKFEHVRPVNDDGHSISRDLHGYSVTSSGNFHDNMVVLKQESRFAKANDHSFTRFSLQIEQGIPLMSKWLIFNRFKFAASKGVKVGPGFLLASVTGGSIVGDIAPYQAFAIGGVGSVRGYGEGAVGSGRSCLVANTQLTFPMNLMLDGVLFCDCGTDLGSGRYVPGNPGLRHGKPGAGVGVGYGVRLKFPMGHFQVDYALNAYHQKTIYFAFSNVAS; this is translated from the exons ATGGGAGCTCAGAAGAGCGTCCATGCTGGCAAAG CCAAGATAGACTTCAATGTTGATTTCACGCACAGGCTTTGTGCTGCTATGATGGTTCATTCTTTCAG CCTTTGTGTAAAACACCCTAACTTATTTGGAAAGAGTGAGAAGCTTGATCTATTGTGGGATAAGGGGCTTTCAGATTCCAATATATTGATTGCTTACAGGAAGCCTAGGCCTGAATGGCTGGCTCAACATTCTTTTGTCTTTCag CACTCGATCTCGCCTGAGGTTGGGATACATGGTGTGCCTGTTGACAACTTCTCAAAAACAGGGAGTGGAGGTGTCAATCTATGCCGCTTCTCTGCAGGCCTAGATCTCGACGAGCCTGGAACTTCCAATTGGACCACCAAAACTAGTATAAAGTTTGAG CATGTCCGTCCTGTCAATGATGATGGCCACTCAATAAGTAGAGATCTTCATGGATATTCAGTGACTTCCAG CGGTAATTTTCATGATAATATGGTAGTACTGAAACAAGAGTCCAGATTCGCCAAAGCAAATGATCATAGTTTCACACGG TTTAGTTTACAAATAGAACAAGGAATTCCTCTTATGTCAAAGTGGTTAATTTTTAACCGGTTCAAGTTTGCTGCATCAAAGGGAGTCAAAGTTGGTCCTGGATTTCTCTTGGCAAg CGTTACAGGTGGTTCTATCGTAGGTGATATAGCTCCATACCAAGCATTTGCAATTGGGGGGGTTGGTAGTGTACGTGGATATGGTGAGGGTGCGGTTGGATCTGGTAGATCTTGTTTGGTTGCCAACACTCAACTCACATTCCCTATG AATCTGATGCTTGATGGTGTTCTCTTCTGTGATTGTGGAACTGATTTGGGTTCTGGTCGCTATGTTCCCG GAAACCCTGGTCTAAGACATGGTAAACCGGGAGCCGGTGTTGGTGTTGGATATGGAGTCCGGTTAAAGTTCCCGATGGGCCATTTTCAGGTCGATTACGCTCTCAATGCCTATCATCAAAAGACCATCTATTTCGCCTTTAGTAATGTTGcttcttga
- the LOC111918353 gene encoding outer envelope protein 39, chloroplastic isoform X1 — MGAQKSVHAGKAKIDFNVDFTHRLCAAMMVHSFRNSGTSSPLSLIVGSLCVKHPNLFGKSEKLDLLWDKGLSDSNILIAYRKPRPEWLAQHSFVFQHSISPEVGIHGVPVDNFSKTGSGGVNLCRFSAGLDLDEPGTSNWTTKTSIKFEHVRPVNDDGHSISRDLHGYSVTSSGNFHDNMVVLKQESRFAKANDHSFTRFSLQIEQGIPLMSKWLIFNRFKFAASKGVKVGPGFLLASVTGGSIVGDIAPYQAFAIGGVGSVRGYGEGAVGSGRSCLVANTQLTFPMNLMLDGVLFCDCGTDLGSGRYVPGNPGLRHGKPGAGVGVGYGVRLKFPMGHFQVDYALNAYHQKTIYFAFSNVAS, encoded by the exons ATGGGAGCTCAGAAGAGCGTCCATGCTGGCAAAG CCAAGATAGACTTCAATGTTGATTTCACGCACAGGCTTTGTGCTGCTATGATGGTTCATTCTTTCAG AAATTCAGGCACTAGTAGTCCACTTTCGCTTATTGTTGGGAG CCTTTGTGTAAAACACCCTAACTTATTTGGAAAGAGTGAGAAGCTTGATCTATTGTGGGATAAGGGGCTTTCAGATTCCAATATATTGATTGCTTACAGGAAGCCTAGGCCTGAATGGCTGGCTCAACATTCTTTTGTCTTTCag CACTCGATCTCGCCTGAGGTTGGGATACATGGTGTGCCTGTTGACAACTTCTCAAAAACAGGGAGTGGAGGTGTCAATCTATGCCGCTTCTCTGCAGGCCTAGATCTCGACGAGCCTGGAACTTCCAATTGGACCACCAAAACTAGTATAAAGTTTGAG CATGTCCGTCCTGTCAATGATGATGGCCACTCAATAAGTAGAGATCTTCATGGATATTCAGTGACTTCCAG CGGTAATTTTCATGATAATATGGTAGTACTGAAACAAGAGTCCAGATTCGCCAAAGCAAATGATCATAGTTTCACACGG TTTAGTTTACAAATAGAACAAGGAATTCCTCTTATGTCAAAGTGGTTAATTTTTAACCGGTTCAAGTTTGCTGCATCAAAGGGAGTCAAAGTTGGTCCTGGATTTCTCTTGGCAAg CGTTACAGGTGGTTCTATCGTAGGTGATATAGCTCCATACCAAGCATTTGCAATTGGGGGGGTTGGTAGTGTACGTGGATATGGTGAGGGTGCGGTTGGATCTGGTAGATCTTGTTTGGTTGCCAACACTCAACTCACATTCCCTATG AATCTGATGCTTGATGGTGTTCTCTTCTGTGATTGTGGAACTGATTTGGGTTCTGGTCGCTATGTTCCCG GAAACCCTGGTCTAAGACATGGTAAACCGGGAGCCGGTGTTGGTGTTGGATATGGAGTCCGGTTAAAGTTCCCGATGGGCCATTTTCAGGTCGATTACGCTCTCAATGCCTATCATCAAAAGACCATCTATTTCGCCTTTAGTAATGTTGcttcttga